Proteins encoded by one window of Streptomyces sp. LX-29:
- a CDS encoding TIM barrel protein, which translates to MGFQDLRFDVNLSILFTELPLLERPAAAAAAGFDAVELWWPWADSPTPPQEELDRLRNALRAAGTRLVGLNLYAGRLPGPDRGALSLPGEESDRFRANIDVAADFAASLGCRALNALYGNRVEGVDPREQDALALENLALAARAADRIGATLLIEALNAPESPHYPLVSSRAALEVVDAVNAATGLGNAAFLMDLYHLSRGGEDLHRVIDAHAARAGHVQIADDPGRGAPGTGGLDFADLLDRLTKAGYDGWIGLEYTPGGPGADDFQWLS; encoded by the coding sequence ATGGGCTTCCAGGACCTGCGCTTCGATGTGAACCTCTCGATCCTCTTCACCGAGCTGCCCCTGCTGGAGCGCCCGGCGGCGGCCGCCGCGGCCGGCTTCGACGCGGTCGAGCTGTGGTGGCCCTGGGCGGACTCGCCGACGCCCCCGCAGGAGGAACTCGACCGGCTGCGGAACGCGTTGCGGGCCGCCGGCACCCGACTGGTGGGGCTGAACCTCTACGCGGGCCGGCTGCCGGGCCCGGACCGGGGCGCGCTGTCTCTGCCCGGCGAGGAGTCGGACCGCTTCCGGGCCAACATCGACGTCGCCGCCGACTTCGCCGCCTCACTGGGCTGTCGAGCGCTGAACGCGCTGTACGGCAACCGGGTCGAGGGGGTCGACCCGCGCGAACAGGACGCGCTGGCGCTGGAGAACCTGGCGCTGGCGGCCCGCGCCGCGGACCGGATCGGCGCGACCCTGTTGATCGAGGCGCTGAACGCGCCCGAGTCCCCGCACTACCCGCTGGTGAGCTCCCGCGCCGCGCTCGAGGTGGTGGACGCGGTGAACGCCGCCACCGGGCTCGGCAACGCCGCGTTCCTGATGGACCTCTACCACCTGTCGCGCGGCGGCGAGGACCTGCACCGGGTCATCGACGCGCACGCCGCCCGCGCCGGGCATGTGCAGATCGCGGACGACCCGGGCCGAGGCGCCCCCGGCACCGGCGGCCTGGACTTCGCCGACCTCCTCGACCGCCTCACCAAGGCCGGTTACGACGGCTGGATCGGCCTCGAGTACACACCCGGCGGCCCCGGCGCCGACGACTTCCAGTGGCTGAGCTGA
- a CDS encoding 2-hydroxy-3-oxopropionate reductase, which produces MTDTLPRIGWIGLGIMGSPMSENLIEAGYPVSGYTLEQAKLDRLAAAGGTAAGSVAEAVREADVIITMVPASPQVEAIAYGAEGVLAHARPGALLIDMSSITPRTSIDLAEAAAEKGIRVLDAPVSGGEAGAVEAALSIMVGGDRADFDAARPVFEALGRTIAHCGPHGSGQTVKAANQLIVAVNLQACAEAVVFLEKSGVELAAALDVLGGGLAGSTVLARKRDNFLRRNYAPGFRVDLHHKDMGIVTDAARAVGAALPVGTAVAGLIGSLRAQGDGGLDHSALLRGVERLSGRQPTRGEG; this is translated from the coding sequence ATGACCGACACCCTTCCCCGCATCGGATGGATCGGGCTCGGCATCATGGGCTCCCCCATGTCCGAGAACCTGATCGAGGCGGGCTACCCCGTCTCCGGCTACACGCTGGAACAGGCCAAGCTCGACCGGCTCGCCGCCGCCGGCGGCACCGCGGCCGGCTCGGTCGCCGAGGCCGTGCGGGAGGCCGACGTGATCATCACGATGGTCCCGGCCTCCCCGCAGGTGGAGGCGATCGCCTACGGCGCGGAGGGCGTCCTGGCGCACGCCCGCCCCGGCGCGCTGTTGATCGACATGTCCTCCATCACCCCCCGGACCTCCATCGACCTGGCCGAGGCCGCGGCCGAGAAGGGCATACGGGTGCTGGACGCCCCGGTCTCCGGCGGCGAGGCCGGCGCCGTCGAGGCGGCGCTCTCCATCATGGTCGGCGGCGACCGGGCCGACTTCGACGCGGCCCGGCCGGTCTTCGAGGCGCTGGGCCGGACCATCGCGCACTGCGGCCCGCACGGCTCCGGGCAGACCGTCAAGGCCGCCAACCAGCTGATCGTCGCCGTCAACCTCCAGGCGTGCGCGGAGGCCGTGGTCTTCCTGGAGAAGTCCGGGGTGGAGCTCGCCGCCGCGCTCGACGTGCTCGGCGGCGGGCTGGCCGGCTCCACCGTGCTCGCCCGCAAGAGAGACAACTTCCTGCGCCGGAACTACGCCCCCGGCTTCCGCGTCGACCTGCACCACAAGGACATGGGCATCGTCACCGACGCCGCCCGCGCGGTCGGCGCGGCCCTTCCGGTCGGCACGGCCGTCGCCGGCCTGATCGGCTCGCTGCGCGCCCAGGGCGACGGCGGGCTGGACCACTCCGCGCTGCTGCGGGGCGTGGAGCGGCTCTCCGGCCGGCAGCCGACCCGGGGGGAGGGCTGA
- the gcl gene encoding glyoxylate carboligase yields the protein MEAVVHVLKSEGVDIAYGCPGAAVLPLYKALERVGGIEHLTVRHEEGATHMADGWSRTTGGVGVAIGTSGPAGTNMVTGLYTALADSIPILCVTGQAASTKLHQEAFQAVDIVAVATPVTKWAVQIKEAAQAPWIFREAFRIARSGRPGPVLVDIPVDIAQREIWYDPEIDAPLTVEAVAPHPPRVEAALDLLLAAERPLILAGGGVIIAEAAEEVRELAELLRIPVQVTLMGKGALPEDHPLHSGMTGVQTSQRHGNRSFLESDTVLAVGARFGDRHTGRLDTYRGERRFIHVDIEATQIGRVFEPDLGIVSDARLFLRALIDAARARGTGRADGPWVARIQELRRTLTRREDFDDIPIKAPRVYREINQLFDEDTYFVTAIGLYQIWGGQHQKTYRPRHYQICGQAGPLGWEIPAAIGVKKALEGLGRDSEVVGIVGDYGFQYTVEELAVAAQYHVPFVIVMLNNEYLGLIRQASIPFAMNYQVDIHYDEYGSDHVKIMEAYGCSGTRVWDPAEIRTGLEWAREQARSTRRPVLVEIMIEREANTPHGPAIDAVREFEPPPGV from the coding sequence ATGGAGGCGGTCGTGCACGTGCTGAAGTCCGAGGGCGTCGACATCGCGTACGGCTGCCCCGGCGCCGCCGTCCTGCCGTTGTACAAGGCCCTGGAGCGGGTCGGCGGGATCGAGCACCTGACGGTGCGCCACGAGGAGGGCGCCACCCACATGGCCGACGGCTGGTCCCGTACGACCGGCGGGGTCGGCGTCGCCATCGGCACCTCGGGGCCGGCCGGCACCAACATGGTCACCGGGCTCTACACCGCGCTCGCGGACTCGATCCCGATCCTCTGCGTCACCGGCCAGGCCGCCTCCACCAAGCTGCACCAGGAGGCGTTCCAGGCGGTCGACATCGTGGCCGTCGCGACCCCCGTCACCAAGTGGGCGGTGCAGATCAAGGAGGCGGCGCAGGCGCCCTGGATCTTCCGGGAGGCGTTCCGGATCGCCCGTTCCGGCCGTCCCGGCCCGGTGCTGGTGGACATCCCGGTCGACATCGCCCAGCGGGAGATCTGGTACGACCCGGAGATCGACGCCCCGCTGACCGTCGAGGCGGTCGCCCCCCATCCGCCCCGCGTCGAGGCGGCGCTGGACCTGCTGCTGGCGGCGGAGCGGCCGCTGATCCTGGCCGGCGGCGGGGTGATCATCGCCGAGGCCGCCGAGGAGGTGCGGGAACTCGCCGAGCTGCTGCGCATACCGGTCCAGGTGACCCTGATGGGCAAGGGGGCCCTCCCCGAGGACCACCCGCTGCACTCCGGGATGACCGGGGTGCAGACCTCGCAGCGCCACGGCAACCGGTCCTTCCTGGAGTCGGACACCGTACTGGCCGTGGGCGCCCGCTTCGGCGACCGCCACACCGGGCGGCTGGACACCTACCGGGGCGAGCGCCGGTTCATCCACGTCGACATCGAGGCCACCCAGATCGGCAGGGTCTTCGAGCCCGACCTGGGCATCGTCTCCGACGCCCGGCTGTTCCTCCGCGCCCTGATCGACGCGGCCCGGGCCCGCGGCACAGGCCGCGCGGACGGGCCGTGGGTGGCCCGGATCCAGGAGCTGCGGCGGACGCTGACCCGCCGGGAGGACTTCGACGACATCCCGATCAAGGCGCCGCGCGTGTACAGGGAGATCAACCAACTCTTCGACGAGGACACCTACTTCGTCACCGCCATCGGGCTCTACCAGATCTGGGGCGGTCAGCACCAGAAGACGTACCGGCCGCGCCACTACCAGATCTGCGGCCAGGCGGGCCCGCTGGGCTGGGAGATCCCGGCGGCCATCGGGGTGAAGAAGGCGCTGGAGGGCCTGGGCCGGGACAGCGAGGTGGTGGGAATCGTCGGGGACTACGGCTTCCAGTACACGGTCGAGGAGTTGGCGGTCGCGGCCCAGTACCACGTCCCGTTCGTCATCGTCATGCTCAACAACGAGTACCTGGGCCTGATCCGACAGGCGTCGATCCCGTTCGCCATGAACTACCAGGTGGACATCCACTACGACGAGTACGGCTCCGACCACGTCAAGATCATGGAGGCGTACGGCTGTTCGGGCACCCGGGTGTGGGACCCGGCGGAGATCCGCACCGGCCTGGAGTGGGCCCGTGAGCAGGCCCGGTCCACCCGGCGCCCGGTGCTGGTGGAGATCATGATCGAGCGCGAGGCCAACACCCCGCACGGCCCGGCGATCGACGCGGTCCGGGAGTTCGAGCCGCCGCCCGGCGTCTAG
- a CDS encoding alpha/beta hydrolase, with translation MPPHLRTPSALGVDFTERTVHHGPVGLAVRDFGGAGVPLLLLHGAGRTLADWSPIAPELAGRHRVVAMDLRAHGHSDAGPWTIPAVLGDIAAVLEACDIPDAALVGHSLGGMLAAVYADAHPETPAVVNLDGHNEGVPELYAGLDRETALRGMARVREITAAAAGRVLPAEVFETVLEEQMAMGERLGIPAALMQEGAARAVAETPDGRRYLRPEREAGLEMLDRMHRLDLPPLYRRLSCPLLILRAGRLVRQGGELAWFDELMAAYVRGLDGVLSELAAGHPHITVETLDGASHAMLLERPHDVSLRIAAYIDRLSLRS, from the coding sequence ATGCCCCCACACCTCCGCACTCCCTCCGCTCTCGGCGTGGACTTCACCGAACGCACGGTCCACCACGGCCCGGTGGGTCTGGCCGTGCGCGACTTCGGCGGCGCCGGCGTCCCGCTGCTGCTCCTGCACGGGGCCGGCCGCACCCTCGCCGACTGGTCCCCGATCGCCCCCGAGCTCGCCGGCCGGCACCGCGTCGTGGCCATGGATCTGCGCGCCCACGGCCACTCCGACGCCGGCCCGTGGACCATCCCGGCGGTGCTCGGCGACATCGCGGCGGTCCTGGAGGCGTGCGACATCCCCGACGCGGCGCTCGTCGGCCACTCCCTGGGCGGGATGCTCGCTGCCGTCTACGCGGACGCGCACCCGGAGACCCCCGCGGTGGTCAACCTGGACGGCCACAACGAGGGGGTGCCCGAGCTGTACGCCGGTCTGGACCGGGAGACCGCGCTGCGCGGCATGGCCAGGGTTCGGGAGATCACCGCGGCCGCCGCCGGCCGGGTGCTGCCCGCCGAGGTGTTCGAGACCGTCCTCGAAGAACAGATGGCGATGGGCGAGCGGCTGGGGATCCCGGCCGCCCTGATGCAGGAGGGAGCGGCCCGCGCGGTCGCGGAGACCCCGGACGGCCGACGCTATCTCCGCCCCGAGCGGGAGGCCGGGCTGGAGATGCTGGACCGGATGCACCGTCTGGACCTGCCGCCGCTCTACCGACGGCTGTCCTGTCCGCTGCTGATCCTCCGGGCCGGGCGACTGGTCCGCCAGGGCGGCGAACTGGCCTGGTTCGACGAGCTGATGGCGGCCTACGTCCGCGGCCTCGACGGCGTCCTGTCCGAACTGGCCGCCGGCCACCCGCACATCACCGTCGAGACCCTGGACGGGGCCAGCCACGCGATGCTCCTGGAACGGCCGCACGACGTGTCCCTGCGCATTGCTGCGTACATCGACCGACTTTCCTTGCGTTCTTGA
- a CDS encoding neutral zinc metallopeptidase, whose protein sequence is MPSPRPIGTPARLLALLVLVLALVAGCGGGDGGDGPPGRADGSTTGSTGSTDDTGAAEDPSIGDGTAEDPAPEDASTDGGSEDGDTGDGDTGEGDTGDGDTGDGETGDGGDGETGDGSEDTATGEDGAAADGGADSVEQDIDSALQVTDAYWSTHWPELFTGSYSAPRVLGAYDGAAADVPTCGGSPLPDDNAVYCSDGDYVAWDMDLMRDGHGKGDAWVYLVIAHEWGHAVQNRLNAGLVSVARELQADCLAGAVLFGAARDGTLRFEEGDTDELSDALTELADATPWTDTSDHGDAGQRISFFNKGAESGVRGCLPNS, encoded by the coding sequence ATGCCCTCCCCCCGACCCATAGGCACCCCGGCGCGACTGCTGGCGCTGCTCGTCCTCGTCCTCGCCCTGGTCGCCGGCTGCGGCGGAGGCGACGGCGGGGACGGTCCGCCGGGCCGGGCCGACGGATCCACCACCGGCAGCACCGGCTCGACGGACGACACGGGCGCCGCCGAGGACCCCTCGATCGGCGACGGGACAGCCGAGGACCCGGCCCCGGAGGACGCGTCCACGGACGGCGGATCCGAGGACGGCGACACGGGGGACGGAGACACAGGGGAGGGAGACACGGGAGACGGCGACACGGGAGACGGAGAGACCGGGGACGGCGGCGACGGAGAGACGGGAGACGGCTCCGAGGACACGGCCACCGGCGAGGACGGCGCGGCGGCCGACGGCGGTGCCGACTCCGTCGAGCAGGACATCGACTCGGCGCTCCAGGTCACCGACGCCTACTGGTCCACCCACTGGCCGGAGCTGTTCACCGGGTCGTACAGCGCCCCCCGCGTGCTGGGCGCGTACGACGGGGCGGCCGCCGACGTCCCGACCTGCGGCGGGAGCCCGCTGCCGGACGACAACGCCGTCTACTGCTCGGACGGCGACTATGTGGCCTGGGACATGGATCTCATGCGGGACGGCCATGGCAAGGGTGACGCCTGGGTCTATCTGGTGATCGCCCACGAGTGGGGACACGCCGTGCAGAACCGCCTCAACGCCGGACTCGTCAGCGTGGCCCGCGAGCTCCAGGCGGACTGCCTGGCGGGCGCGGTGCTCTTCGGCGCGGCGCGGGACGGCACGCTGCGGTTCGAGGAGGGTGACACGGACGAGCTCTCCGACGCGCTCACCGAGCTCGCCGACGCCACCCCCTGGACCGACACCTCCGACCACGGCGACGCCGGCCAGCGCATCTCCTTCTTCAACAAGGGGGCGGAGTCCGGGGTGCGGGGCTGCCTGCCGAACTCCTGA
- a CDS encoding AMP-binding protein has protein sequence MTTALSYASGPGTTPLLGDTIGADLARAVERYGEREALVDLASGQRWTYAEFGRAVTGVALGLLAKGVGKGDRVGIWAVNRPEWVLTQYACARVGAIMVNINPAYRVHELRYVLQQAGISVLISSVEHKTSDYRRMVEQVRADCPALRDVVYLGDRTWQGLIAAGAEVPEERLAEREARLSCDDPVNIQYTSGTTGFPKGATLSHHNILNNGYFVGEAVGYTEQDRICVPVPFYHCFGMVMGNLAATSHGACVVIPAPSFDAASTLRAVERERCTSLYGVPTMFIAELDLPDFASYDLSSLRTGIMAGSPCPVEVMKRVLAEMHMTEVSIAYGMTETSPVSTQTRRDDDLERRTGTVGQVLPHIEVKVVDPVTGLTVPRGTSGELCTRGYSVMLGYWEQPERTAEAIDAARWMHTGDLAVMGEDGYVRIVGRIKDMIIRGGENVYPREIEEFLHTHPKIADVQVVGVPDEKYGEEILACVILRDPAEQLGRDELARYCRGRLAHFKVPRYLRIMDAFPMTVSGKVRKVELREQGARSLRLPPGTDPRPVPAPAGAPRSEAAPEARRDPR, from the coding sequence ATGACCACGGCGCTCTCCTACGCGAGCGGGCCCGGCACCACCCCGTTGCTGGGCGACACCATCGGCGCCGACCTGGCTCGCGCCGTCGAGCGGTACGGGGAGCGGGAGGCGCTCGTCGACCTGGCGAGCGGACAGCGCTGGACCTACGCGGAGTTCGGCCGGGCCGTGACCGGGGTCGCCCTCGGGCTGCTGGCCAAGGGCGTCGGCAAGGGCGACCGGGTCGGCATCTGGGCCGTCAACCGCCCGGAGTGGGTGCTGACGCAGTACGCCTGCGCCCGCGTCGGCGCCATCATGGTCAACATCAACCCGGCCTACCGGGTGCACGAGTTGCGGTACGTGCTCCAGCAGGCCGGCATCTCGGTGCTGATCTCCTCCGTCGAGCACAAGACCAGCGACTACCGACGGATGGTGGAGCAGGTCCGCGCCGACTGCCCCGCGCTGCGCGACGTCGTCTACCTCGGCGACCGCACCTGGCAGGGGCTGATCGCCGCCGGCGCCGAGGTCCCGGAGGAGCGGCTGGCCGAGCGCGAGGCCCGGCTCTCCTGCGACGACCCGGTCAACATCCAGTACACCTCCGGCACCACCGGTTTCCCCAAGGGCGCCACCCTCTCCCACCACAACATCCTCAACAACGGCTACTTCGTGGGGGAGGCGGTCGGCTACACCGAACAGGACCGGATCTGCGTGCCGGTGCCCTTCTACCACTGCTTCGGCATGGTCATGGGCAACCTCGCCGCCACCAGCCACGGCGCCTGCGTCGTCATTCCCGCGCCGTCCTTCGACGCCGCATCGACGCTGCGCGCGGTCGAGCGGGAGCGCTGCACCTCGCTCTACGGGGTGCCGACGATGTTCATCGCCGAGCTGGACCTGCCCGACTTCGCCTCGTACGACCTGTCCTCGCTGCGCACCGGGATCATGGCCGGGTCGCCGTGCCCGGTGGAGGTGATGAAGCGGGTGCTGGCCGAGATGCACATGACCGAGGTGTCCATCGCGTACGGCATGACCGAGACCTCCCCGGTCTCCACCCAGACCCGACGCGACGACGACCTGGAGCGCCGCACCGGCACGGTCGGCCAGGTGCTGCCGCACATCGAGGTCAAGGTGGTGGACCCGGTGACCGGACTGACCGTCCCGCGCGGCACCAGCGGCGAGCTGTGCACCCGCGGCTACTCGGTGATGCTCGGCTACTGGGAGCAGCCGGAGCGCACCGCCGAGGCGATCGACGCGGCGCGCTGGATGCACACCGGAGACCTCGCGGTGATGGGCGAGGACGGCTATGTGCGGATCGTGGGCCGGATCAAGGACATGATCATCCGGGGCGGTGAGAACGTCTATCCGCGCGAGATCGAGGAGTTCCTCCACACCCACCCCAAGATCGCCGATGTGCAGGTGGTCGGGGTCCCGGACGAGAAGTACGGCGAGGAGATCCTGGCCTGCGTCATCCTGCGCGACCCCGCCGAGCAGCTCGGTCGCGACGAACTCGCCCGCTACTGCCGAGGCCGGCTCGCCCACTTCAAGGTCCCCCGCTATCTGCGGATCATGGACGCCTTCCCGATGACCGTCAGCGGCAAGGTGCGCAAGGTCGAGCTGCGCGAGCAGGGCGCCCGCTCGCTGCGGCTGCCGCCGGGGACCGACCCGAGGCCGGTGCCCGCTCCCGCCGGCGCCCCGCGCTCGGAAGCCGCCCCCGAGGCGCGGCGGGACCCACGCTGA
- a CDS encoding AMP-binding protein, producing MTATNPSADFRAARDFLLRHREDYATAYEGFSWPRPETFNWALDWFDRIAEGNDRTALHLVEEDGRETRLSFDALRLRSDRAANWLRARGVRAGDRIVVMLGNQVELWETALAAMKLRAVVIPATPLLGPLDLTDRIERGRASHVLVRAVDTGKFAEVPGDYTRIAVGAGENPPEGWLRYEDAYDAPEAQGPFTPDGVTGARDPLMLYFTSGTTARPKLVEHTHTSYPIGHLATMYWIGLKPGDVHLNISSPGWAKHAWSNLFAPWNAEATVFVYNYTRFDAARLMAEMERAGVTTFCAPPTVWRMLIQADLGQLRTPPREAVAAGEPLNPEVIETVRRAWGVTIRDGFGQTETAVQVANTPGQPLKTGSMGRPTPGFTVALLDPVTGKPGDEGEICLDLSARPVGLMTGYEGDPERTAEAMADGYYRTGDIGSRDADGYITYVGRADDVFKASDYKISPFELESALLEHEAVAEAAVVPAPDPLRLAVPKAYVVLAAGWEAGPETARALFAHSRAVLAPYKRIRRLEFAELPKTVSGKIRRIELREHTARGGGVEFHEESP from the coding sequence GTGACAGCAACGAATCCGTCCGCCGACTTCCGCGCCGCCCGGGACTTCCTGCTACGGCACCGGGAGGACTACGCGACGGCGTACGAAGGATTCAGCTGGCCGCGCCCGGAGACCTTCAACTGGGCCCTGGACTGGTTCGACCGCATCGCCGAGGGCAACGACCGCACCGCGCTGCACCTCGTCGAGGAGGACGGCCGGGAGACCCGGCTGAGCTTCGACGCGCTGCGCCTCCGGTCCGACCGGGCCGCCAACTGGCTGCGCGCCCGGGGCGTGCGGGCGGGGGACCGGATCGTCGTCATGCTGGGCAACCAGGTCGAGCTGTGGGAGACCGCGCTCGCCGCGATGAAGCTGCGCGCCGTGGTCATCCCCGCCACGCCGCTCCTGGGACCGCTGGACCTCACCGACCGCATCGAGCGCGGCCGGGCGAGCCACGTGCTCGTGCGGGCCGTGGACACCGGCAAGTTCGCCGAGGTCCCCGGCGACTACACCCGGATCGCGGTCGGCGCCGGAGAGAACCCGCCGGAGGGCTGGCTGCGCTACGAGGACGCCTACGACGCCCCCGAGGCGCAGGGCCCGTTCACCCCCGACGGGGTGACGGGGGCGCGGGACCCGCTGATGCTCTACTTCACCTCGGGGACCACCGCCCGGCCCAAGCTGGTGGAGCACACCCACACCTCGTACCCGATCGGCCATCTGGCGACGATGTACTGGATCGGGCTCAAGCCGGGCGACGTGCACCTGAACATCTCCTCGCCGGGCTGGGCCAAACACGCCTGGTCCAACCTGTTCGCGCCGTGGAACGCCGAGGCCACGGTGTTCGTCTACAACTACACCCGCTTCGACGCGGCCCGGCTGATGGCCGAGATGGAGCGGGCGGGCGTCACCACCTTCTGCGCCCCGCCCACCGTCTGGCGCATGCTCATCCAGGCCGACCTCGGCCAGCTGCGCACCCCGCCCCGTGAGGCGGTGGCCGCCGGCGAGCCGCTCAACCCGGAGGTCATCGAGACGGTGCGGCGCGCCTGGGGCGTCACCATCCGGGACGGCTTCGGCCAGACCGAGACCGCCGTCCAGGTCGCCAACACCCCCGGCCAGCCGCTCAAGACCGGTTCCATGGGCCGCCCCACCCCCGGCTTCACCGTCGCCCTGCTGGACCCGGTGACCGGCAAGCCCGGCGACGAGGGCGAGATCTGTCTGGACCTCTCGGCGCGCCCGGTGGGGCTGATGACCGGCTACGAGGGCGACCCGGAGCGCACCGCCGAGGCCATGGCCGACGGCTACTACCGCACCGGCGACATCGGCAGCCGCGACGCGGACGGCTACATCACGTACGTGGGCCGCGCGGACGACGTCTTCAAGGCGTCCGACTACAAGATCTCTCCCTTCGAGCTGGAGAGCGCGCTGCTGGAGCACGAGGCGGTCGCCGAGGCCGCCGTGGTCCCCGCGCCCGACCCGCTCCGGCTCGCCGTGCCGAAGGCGTACGTCGTGCTCGCCGCGGGCTGGGAGGCCGGACCGGAGACCGCGCGGGCGCTCTTCGCGCACTCCCGCGCCGTCCTCGCTCCCTACAAGCGCATCCGCCGACTGGAGTTCGCGGAGCTGCCCAAGACCGTGTCCGGCAAGATCCGCCGCATCGAGCTGCGCGAGCACACCGCGCGGGGCGGCGGCGTCGAGTTCCACGAGGAGTCCCCATGA
- a CDS encoding LuxR family transcriptional regulator gives MTESGAAVEMRAALLRLRRAGGVPVAFGGLFAGTRQFRISELVGTTTAALQGLAITTGNGLGGKAATLCRPLCVPDYPVSRVISHEYDTAVAAEGLRAMLAVPVVVRRRVRGVLYGAVRQPMPLGDRALASAVEAARELEQSLAVREEARRLLAVARGPFDTDPAADPAAGRQADRAAAWEEVRAVHGELRALAQRIPDAALRGELLSACARLARAAAPAAHPAAGAREEPGGPRVTLSPRELDVLACVASGETNAGAAERLGLRPETVKSYLRAAMRKLGAHTRLQAVVEARRAGLLP, from the coding sequence ATGACGGAGTCGGGCGCGGCCGTCGAGATGCGGGCGGCGCTGCTGCGGCTGCGCCGGGCCGGCGGGGTGCCGGTCGCCTTCGGCGGGCTGTTCGCCGGGACCCGCCAGTTCCGCATCTCGGAGCTGGTCGGGACCACCACCGCGGCGCTCCAGGGACTCGCCATCACCACCGGCAACGGCCTCGGCGGCAAGGCCGCCACGCTGTGTCGCCCCCTGTGCGTGCCGGACTACCCGGTCTCACGGGTCATCAGCCACGAGTACGACACGGCGGTGGCCGCCGAGGGGCTGCGGGCCATGTTGGCGGTTCCGGTGGTGGTGCGCCGCCGGGTGCGCGGCGTGCTGTACGGAGCGGTGCGCCAGCCCATGCCGCTGGGCGACCGCGCGCTGGCGTCCGCCGTGGAGGCGGCCCGCGAGCTGGAGCAGTCGCTGGCGGTGCGGGAGGAGGCACGGCGGCTGCTGGCCGTGGCGCGGGGCCCCTTCGACACCGACCCGGCCGCCGACCCGGCCGCCGGCCGTCAGGCCGATCGCGCGGCGGCCTGGGAGGAGGTGCGCGCGGTCCACGGCGAGCTGCGGGCGCTGGCCCAGCGGATACCGGACGCGGCGCTGAGGGGGGAGTTGCTCTCCGCCTGCGCCCGACTGGCCCGCGCGGCCGCCCCCGCCGCCCACCCCGCCGCCGGGGCCCGCGAGGAGCCGGGCGGACCGCGGGTGACGCTCTCCCCGCGCGAGCTGGACGTGCTGGCGTGCGTGGCCTCGGGCGAGACGAACGCGGGCGCGGCGGAGCGGCTCGGGCTGCGGCCGGAGACGGTGAAGAGCTATCTGCGGGCGGCCATGCGGAAGCTCGGGGCGCACACCCGACTCCAGGCGGTCGTCGAGGCCCGACGGGCGGGGCTGCTGCCGTAG